A stretch of Peteryoungia algae DNA encodes these proteins:
- a CDS encoding DUF2948 family protein yields MTDLKLLALDADDLAIISAHMQDAVFKVGDLNFSARSGLFSLAANRFVWEKAARATKSFERRRAGLSFKRVEAVRSIGFDRSKSDEVMSLLAIRYAPKGEGPDGVVELLLAGGGTIALEVECIEAQLADTGGAWETTARPEHEAG; encoded by the coding sequence ATGACGGACTTGAAGCTCCTGGCGCTCGATGCCGATGATCTAGCGATCATCTCGGCCCATATGCAGGACGCCGTGTTCAAGGTCGGCGACCTGAACTTCTCGGCCCGCTCGGGCCTGTTCTCGCTCGCGGCCAATCGCTTTGTCTGGGAAAAGGCGGCGCGTGCCACGAAGAGCTTCGAGCGTCGCCGCGCGGGTCTCAGTTTCAAGCGTGTCGAGGCCGTGCGCTCGATCGGCTTTGATCGGAGCAAGTCCGACGAGGTCATGAGCCTCCTCGCGATCCGATATGCGCCGAAGGGCGAGGGGCCTGATGGCGTGGTTGAACTCCTGCTTGCCGGGGGCGGCACGATCGCGCTTGAAGTGGAATGCATCGAGGCCCAGCTCGCAGATACCGGTGGCGCGTGGGAAACGACGGCGCGTCCGGAGCACGAGGCGGGCTGA
- the hisD gene encoding histidinol dehydrogenase has product MAIWLDQASGDFEARFAAFLTTKREVSDDVNDAVRKIIADVRVRGDAALAEYSKRFDGVDFGTVPMQVTADEIAEALAATAPELIDALKLAAERIERHHARQMPKDDLYEDSIGVGLGSRWTAIDAVGLYVPGGTASYPSSVLMNALPAKVAGVPRVVMVVPATGGAINPTVLAAASIAGVTEIYRIGGAQAIAALAYGTETIAPVGKIVGPGNAYVAAAKRQVFGTVGIDMIAGPSEVLIIADKDNDPDWLAADLLAQAEHDPGAQSIVITDDRALGEAVEAAVERQLKSLPRAETASASWRDFGAIIKVAKLDDSIPLANRIAAEHLELAVDDPEPLISGIRNAGAIFVGRHTPEVIGDYVGGSNHVLPTARSARFSSGLSVLDYVKRTSILRLGPDQLRQLAPAAIALAKSEGLEAHARSVAIRLNLGD; this is encoded by the coding sequence GTGGCAATCTGGCTGGATCAGGCATCGGGGGATTTCGAGGCGCGCTTTGCGGCCTTCCTGACGACCAAGCGCGAAGTCTCCGACGACGTCAATGACGCCGTGCGCAAGATCATCGCCGACGTGCGCGTGCGCGGAGACGCGGCGCTGGCCGAATACTCGAAGCGGTTCGACGGCGTGGATTTCGGAACGGTCCCGATGCAGGTGACCGCGGACGAGATTGCGGAGGCCCTGGCCGCCACCGCGCCCGAACTGATAGACGCCTTGAAGCTTGCAGCCGAGCGTATCGAGCGCCACCACGCCCGACAGATGCCAAAGGACGATCTCTACGAGGATTCAATTGGCGTCGGCCTCGGCTCGCGCTGGACAGCGATCGATGCCGTCGGCCTTTACGTGCCGGGCGGCACGGCGAGCTATCCGAGCTCGGTGCTGATGAATGCGCTGCCGGCAAAGGTCGCAGGCGTCCCGCGTGTCGTCATGGTCGTGCCCGCAACCGGCGGCGCCATCAATCCGACGGTGCTGGCGGCAGCCAGCATTGCCGGCGTCACCGAGATTTACCGCATCGGCGGCGCCCAGGCGATCGCAGCCCTTGCCTATGGCACGGAAACGATCGCCCCTGTCGGCAAGATTGTCGGCCCGGGCAATGCCTATGTCGCGGCTGCCAAGCGTCAGGTCTTCGGCACCGTCGGTATCGACATGATCGCCGGTCCGTCGGAGGTCCTCATCATTGCCGACAAGGACAATGACCCGGACTGGCTGGCGGCCGACCTTCTCGCCCAAGCCGAACACGATCCGGGCGCGCAGTCCATCGTGATCACCGATGACCGCGCGCTTGGCGAGGCTGTCGAGGCCGCAGTCGAGCGGCAGCTGAAATCGCTGCCCCGGGCCGAAACGGCCTCGGCCAGCTGGCGCGATTTCGGCGCGATCATCAAGGTGGCGAAGCTGGACGACTCCATCCCGCTCGCCAATCGCATTGCAGCAGAACATCTCGAACTCGCAGTCGATGATCCCGAACCCCTGATTTCGGGCATCCGCAATGCCGGCGCCATCTTCGTCGGCCGCCATACGCCCGAAGTGATCGGCGATTATGTCGGCGGTTCGAACCACGTTCTGCCCACTGCGCGCTCGGCCCGCTTTTCCTCGGGCCTGTCGGTGCTGGATTATGTCAAGCGCACGTCGATCCTGCGCCTCGGCCCGGATCAGCTGCGACAGCTGGCACCGGCAGCGATTGCGCTGGCGAAGTCAGAAGGGCTCGAAGCCCATGCCCGCTCTGTCGCCATCCGACTCAATCTCGGGGACTAG
- the rbbA gene encoding ribosome-associated ATPase/putative transporter RbbA gives MDGVLETLRGDPVIRLDGVGLSYGKTQALRDISLDVSAGLMVGLIGPDGVGKSSLLSLVSGARAIQAGRIEVLGGDMARASHRQKSCPRIAYMPQGLGKNLYPTLSVFENVDFFGRLFGQARGEREHRISGLLHATGLAAFADRPAGKLSGGMKQKLGLCCALIHDPDLLILDEPTTGVDPLSRRQFWELIDGIRAQRPGMSVIVATAYMEEAERFDWLVAMDEGRILATGTPAELLTRTGAGTLDAAFVALLPADKRGRAEPLHIPSRQVGVEDEIAIRADNLTMRFGDFTAVDNVSFQIPRGEIFGFLGSNGCGKTTTMKMLTGLLAASEGRAEVFGHLVDPKDIAIRRRVGYMSQAFSLYGELTLRQNLELHGRLFGMAAAEIEPRIADLAARFGLARVLDEWPDALPLGMRQRLSLAVALIHRPDILILDEPTSGVDPVARDGFWQLLADLSRRDGVTIFVSTHFMNEAALCDRISLMHAGRVLVTDAPEAIVSGCKAQDLEQAFIQYLETAIGEEATPSFAVGQDEPGSSIDEPQAARRRRPLLDRRRLLAFSRREALELVRDPIRATLAMVGSLILMFVIGYGINLDVENLTFAALDRDDTVLSREYVAEIAGSRYFIERPPIASYEELDRRMRSGDISLAIEIPPGFGRDLARGNRSVEVGAWIDGAMPSRAETVSGYVQGMHATWLARKARELYGDEAMATAFEIEIRYRYNPGLESLVSMVPAVIPLLLMLIPAMLSVLSVVREKELGSIINFYVTPVTRLEFLLGKQLPYIGIAFLNFLMLTAFAVFGFQVPLTGSFAVLALGAFLYVFAATALGLLLSSFMKSQISAIFGTTLLTIIPAVQFSGMLSPVSALQGAGALIGQIYPASHFVTISRGVFSKGLTFVDLGPQLLALAIVGPLLLVAGTLLLKKQAA, from the coding sequence ATGGACGGGGTTTTGGAGACGCTGAGGGGGGATCCGGTCATACGGCTCGACGGCGTCGGCCTCTCTTATGGCAAGACGCAAGCCCTGCGGGACATCTCGCTTGACGTCTCCGCCGGCCTTATGGTCGGTCTGATCGGACCAGACGGTGTCGGCAAGTCGAGCCTGCTTTCGCTCGTCTCCGGCGCCCGCGCCATTCAGGCGGGCCGGATCGAGGTCCTGGGTGGCGACATGGCGCGTGCCTCTCATCGCCAAAAATCCTGCCCGCGTATTGCCTATATGCCGCAAGGCTTGGGCAAGAACCTCTACCCCACGCTCTCGGTCTTCGAGAATGTCGACTTTTTCGGCCGGCTCTTCGGCCAGGCTCGTGGTGAACGGGAACATCGGATCTCGGGCCTGCTGCATGCAACGGGCCTTGCAGCCTTCGCCGATCGGCCGGCCGGTAAACTGTCGGGCGGCATGAAGCAGAAGCTGGGCCTCTGCTGCGCCCTGATCCATGATCCGGATCTTCTCATCCTCGACGAGCCGACCACTGGCGTCGATCCGCTGTCGCGCCGGCAATTCTGGGAGCTGATCGACGGCATCCGCGCGCAGCGGCCTGGAATGAGCGTCATCGTGGCGACAGCCTATATGGAGGAGGCCGAGCGTTTCGATTGGCTGGTCGCCATGGATGAAGGCCGCATCCTGGCGACGGGAACGCCGGCTGAACTTCTTACCCGGACCGGAGCCGGTACACTCGATGCTGCCTTTGTCGCTCTATTGCCCGCAGACAAGCGCGGTCGCGCAGAACCGCTGCACATCCCCTCTCGACAGGTGGGCGTGGAGGATGAGATTGCGATTCGGGCCGACAACCTGACCATGCGCTTTGGCGACTTCACGGCCGTTGATAACGTCAGCTTTCAGATCCCGCGCGGCGAGATTTTTGGCTTTCTGGGGTCCAACGGCTGCGGCAAGACGACGACCATGAAGATGCTGACGGGGCTGCTGGCCGCGAGCGAAGGTAGAGCCGAGGTCTTCGGCCATCTCGTCGATCCCAAGGACATCGCGATCCGCCGTCGTGTCGGCTACATGAGCCAGGCCTTCTCGCTCTATGGCGAGCTGACGCTGCGTCAGAATCTGGAACTGCATGGCCGGTTGTTCGGCATGGCGGCAGCCGAGATCGAGCCACGTATTGCAGATCTTGCCGCGCGCTTCGGCCTTGCGCGGGTGCTGGATGAGTGGCCGGACGCCCTGCCGCTTGGCATGCGCCAGCGTCTTTCCCTGGCCGTCGCACTGATCCATCGGCCTGATATCCTGATCCTCGACGAACCGACTTCGGGCGTGGACCCGGTGGCGCGTGACGGCTTCTGGCAATTGCTCGCCGATCTCTCCCGGCGCGACGGTGTGACGATCTTTGTCTCGACACACTTCATGAACGAAGCGGCACTCTGTGATCGCATTTCGCTGATGCATGCCGGCAGGGTACTCGTGACGGATGCACCCGAAGCGATCGTTTCAGGTTGCAAGGCGCAGGACCTGGAACAGGCCTTCATCCAGTATCTGGAGACTGCGATCGGTGAAGAAGCCACGCCCAGTTTCGCCGTCGGACAGGACGAACCGGGGTCCTCAATAGACGAGCCGCAAGCCGCAAGACGACGCAGGCCTCTCCTCGATCGGCGCCGCCTGCTGGCCTTCAGCCGTCGAGAGGCGCTCGAGCTCGTCCGCGACCCGATCCGTGCGACCCTGGCCATGGTCGGTAGCCTCATCCTCATGTTTGTCATCGGCTATGGCATCAACCTTGACGTCGAGAACCTCACCTTTGCAGCACTCGACCGCGACGACACAGTGCTGAGCCGCGAATATGTCGCCGAGATTGCCGGCTCGCGTTATTTCATCGAGCGGCCGCCGATTGCCAGCTACGAAGAACTCGATCGGCGCATGCGCTCCGGCGACATCAGTCTCGCCATCGAAATTCCGCCTGGCTTTGGCCGAGACCTCGCGCGTGGCAACCGCAGCGTGGAGGTCGGCGCCTGGATCGACGGCGCAATGCCGTCGCGTGCCGAGACCGTGTCTGGTTATGTCCAGGGCATGCACGCGACCTGGCTGGCCCGAAAGGCCCGCGAACTCTACGGCGACGAAGCAATGGCGACGGCTTTCGAGATCGAAATCCGCTATCGGTACAATCCGGGCCTGGAGAGCTTGGTATCCATGGTGCCGGCCGTCATTCCGCTTCTCCTGATGCTGATCCCGGCCATGCTTTCGGTGCTGAGCGTGGTGCGGGAAAAGGAACTCGGCTCGATCATCAACTTCTATGTCACGCCCGTCACGCGGCTGGAATTTCTGCTCGGCAAGCAGCTGCCCTATATCGGCATTGCCTTCCTGAACTTTTTGATGCTGACCGCCTTTGCCGTCTTCGGCTTCCAGGTGCCGCTGACGGGCAGCTTCGCCGTTCTGGCACTGGGCGCCTTTCTCTATGTCTTCGCCGCCACGGCGCTTGGTCTCCTGCTCTCGAGCTTCATGAAAAGCCAGATCTCGGCGATCTTCGGAACCACGTTGCTGACCATCATTCCGGCGGTCCAGTTTTCCGGCATGCTTTCGCCAGTCTCGGCATTGCAGGGGGCGGGCGCTCTGATCGGCCAGATCTATCCGGCGAGCCACTTCGTCACCATTTCCCGCGGCGTCTTCTCAAAAGGGCTGACCTTCGTCGATCTCGGCCCGCAACTCCTGGCGCTGGCGATCGTTGGACCCCTGCTGCTTGTCGCCGGCACCCTTCTCCTCAAGAAGCAGGCGGCGTGA
- the katG gene encoding catalase/peroxidase HPI, with product MDTLSNNGAGKCPVMHGSNTESGATVMAWWPNALNLDILHQHDAKTDPMGKGFDYREAVKQLDVAALKADMKALLRDSQEWWPADWGHYGGLMIRLAWHSAGSYRLADGRGGGGTGNIRFAPLNSWPDNASLDKARRLLWPLKKKYGNKISWADLILFSGTVAYEDMGLKTFGFAFGRPDIWGPEKDVYWGAEKQWLAPSDSRYDDVTKPDTMENPLAAVQMGLIYVNPEGVNGKPDPLATAAQVRETFARMAMNDEETAALTAGGHTVGKAHGNGDAQALGVEPEAGELDNQGLGWLNPNQNGKATLAVTSGIEGAWTANPTVFDMGYFELLFGYDWELTKSPAGAHQWQPIGITEEHMPVDATDPSIRRMPMMTDADMAMKVDPAYRAICEKFMADPAYFQDTFARAWFKLTHRDLGPRVRYIGPEAPTEDLIWQDPIPAGPVNYDVGAAKAKIAASGLSIAELVATAWDSARTYRQSDMRGGANGARIRLAPQRDWEGNEPARLGKVLSVLELIAEDFGASVADIIVLAGNVGIEKAAKAAGYDVTVPFAAGRGDATAEQTDAASFAALEPLADGFRNWTKKDYVVSPEEMLLDRAQLMGLTGSEMTVLLGGLRVLGTNYGGTKHGVFTTREGQLTNDFFVNLTDMGFTWKPTGKNSYDICDRKTGEKKFTATRADLVFGSNSVLRAYAEVYAQDDNQEKFLKDFVAAWVKVMNADRFDLEA from the coding sequence ATGGATACCCTGAGCAACAATGGCGCCGGCAAATGTCCGGTGATGCATGGCTCCAATACGGAAAGCGGCGCAACCGTCATGGCCTGGTGGCCGAATGCGCTGAACCTCGACATTTTGCATCAGCACGATGCGAAGACCGACCCGATGGGCAAGGGCTTCGACTACCGTGAGGCCGTCAAGCAGCTCGACGTCGCAGCGCTCAAGGCCGACATGAAGGCCCTGTTGCGCGACAGTCAGGAATGGTGGCCAGCCGACTGGGGGCATTATGGTGGCCTGATGATCCGCCTTGCCTGGCACTCCGCCGGCTCGTATCGCCTGGCCGATGGCCGCGGCGGCGGCGGCACCGGCAATATCCGCTTCGCGCCGCTCAATTCCTGGCCTGACAATGCCAGCCTCGACAAGGCCCGTCGCCTTCTCTGGCCGCTGAAGAAGAAATACGGCAACAAGATTTCCTGGGCCGACCTCATCCTCTTCTCCGGCACCGTCGCCTATGAGGACATGGGCTTGAAGACCTTCGGCTTCGCCTTCGGCCGCCCCGACATCTGGGGTCCGGAAAAGGACGTCTACTGGGGTGCTGAAAAGCAGTGGCTTGCCCCCTCCGACAGCCGCTACGACGATGTGACCAAGCCTGACACGATGGAAAACCCGCTCGCCGCTGTGCAAATGGGTCTCATCTACGTCAACCCGGAAGGCGTGAACGGCAAGCCTGATCCGCTCGCAACGGCTGCCCAGGTGCGCGAAACCTTCGCCCGCATGGCGATGAACGACGAGGAAACCGCGGCCCTCACCGCCGGTGGCCACACCGTCGGCAAGGCACATGGCAATGGCGATGCGCAGGCACTCGGCGTCGAGCCGGAAGCCGGCGAACTCGACAACCAGGGCCTTGGCTGGCTGAACCCGAACCAGAACGGCAAGGCGACCCTGGCCGTCACCTCTGGCATCGAGGGTGCGTGGACCGCCAATCCGACCGTTTTCGACATGGGCTATTTCGAGCTGCTTTTTGGCTATGACTGGGAACTCACCAAGAGCCCGGCCGGTGCCCATCAGTGGCAGCCGATCGGCATTACGGAAGAACACATGCCGGTCGATGCGACCGACCCGTCGATCCGCCGCATGCCGATGATGACCGATGCCGACATGGCGATGAAGGTCGATCCGGCTTACCGCGCGATCTGCGAGAAGTTCATGGCGGATCCGGCCTATTTCCAGGACACGTTTGCTCGCGCCTGGTTCAAGCTGACCCACCGCGATCTCGGCCCACGCGTCCGCTACATTGGCCCGGAAGCCCCGACCGAAGACCTGATCTGGCAGGATCCGATACCGGCCGGCCCCGTCAACTACGATGTCGGTGCCGCCAAGGCGAAGATCGCCGCGTCCGGTCTTTCGATCGCCGAGCTCGTCGCCACCGCCTGGGACAGCGCTCGCACCTATCGCCAGTCCGACATGCGCGGCGGTGCAAACGGTGCCCGCATTCGTCTGGCCCCGCAGCGTGACTGGGAAGGCAACGAGCCGGCCCGTCTCGGCAAGGTCTTGTCCGTGCTCGAACTGATTGCCGAAGACTTCGGTGCCAGCGTCGCCGACATCATCGTGCTGGCCGGCAATGTCGGCATCGAGAAGGCCGCCAAGGCTGCCGGTTACGACGTGACCGTTCCCTTTGCTGCAGGCCGTGGCGACGCCACCGCCGAGCAGACGGATGCCGCAAGCTTCGCTGCGCTCGAGCCTCTGGCAGACGGCTTCCGCAACTGGACCAAGAAGGACTACGTCGTCAGCCCCGAAGAGATGCTGCTCGACCGTGCACAGCTCATGGGTCTGACCGGCTCTGAGATGACTGTCCTGCTCGGCGGACTGCGCGTGCTCGGCACCAATTACGGCGGCACCAAGCATGGCGTGTTCACCACCCGCGAAGGCCAGCTGACGAACGACTTCTTCGTCAACCTGACCGACATGGGCTTCACCTGGAAGCCGACGGGGAAGAACTCCTACGACATCTGCGACCGCAAGACCGGTGAAAAGAAGTTCACCGCAACCCGCGCAGACCTCGTCTTCGGTTCCAACTCGGTCCTGCGTGCCTATGCTGAAGTCTATGCACAGGACGACAACCAGGAGAAATTCCTGAAGGACTTCGTCGCCGCCTGGGTGAAGGTGATGAACGCCGACCGCTTCGACCTCGAAGCCTGA
- a CDS encoding ABC transporter permease, producing the protein MRLANIFELGIKELRGLVRDPALMLLIVYAFTLNIYTAATAEPETLNKAAVAIVDEDRSQVSARIESALYPPYFLPPKMIASTEIDRRMNAGLDTFVLDIPPEFQRDLLAGRSPQIQLNIDATQMTQAFSGGRYIQEIVTGEVTDFLNRGEAEDRATVSLSLRARFNPELDKGWFGAINEVISAVTMLSIILTGAALIREREHGTIEHLLVMPVTPAEIMLSKIWSMGLVVLLATVFSLFVVVEAALDVPLRGSMSLFLVGAILQLVAATSMGIFLATVAGSMPQFGLLLMLVLLPLQILSGGMTPRESMPEVIQWIMSAAPNTHFVIMAQAVLFRDAGIGVVWPQILALVAISAVFFVLSLKRFRAFLR; encoded by the coding sequence ATGCGTCTGGCAAACATCTTCGAACTCGGCATCAAGGAACTTCGCGGTCTCGTACGCGATCCGGCCCTGATGCTTTTGATCGTCTATGCCTTCACGCTGAACATTTACACGGCCGCAACGGCCGAACCCGAAACGCTGAACAAGGCGGCGGTCGCCATCGTCGATGAGGATCGCTCGCAAGTGTCGGCGCGGATCGAAAGCGCGCTCTATCCGCCCTATTTCCTGCCACCGAAGATGATCGCCTCCACCGAGATAGACCGGCGCATGAACGCCGGCCTCGACACCTTCGTGCTCGACATTCCACCGGAATTCCAGCGCGATCTTCTGGCCGGACGAAGTCCGCAGATCCAGCTCAACATCGATGCCACGCAGATGACCCAGGCTTTTTCCGGCGGTCGCTACATCCAGGAAATCGTCACCGGGGAGGTGACGGATTTCCTCAACCGGGGAGAGGCCGAGGATCGGGCGACAGTGTCTTTGTCTCTGAGGGCGCGTTTCAACCCTGAGCTCGACAAGGGCTGGTTCGGCGCGATCAATGAGGTCATCTCGGCGGTGACCATGCTCTCGATCATCCTGACGGGGGCGGCCCTCATCCGCGAACGGGAACATGGCACGATCGAACATCTTCTCGTCATGCCGGTAACACCCGCCGAGATCATGCTAAGCAAGATCTGGTCGATGGGTCTCGTCGTGCTCCTGGCGACCGTCTTTTCCCTCTTTGTCGTCGTGGAAGCCGCTCTCGATGTCCCGCTGCGGGGATCGATGTCCCTCTTTCTGGTCGGAGCGATCCTGCAACTGGTCGCCGCCACCTCCATGGGGATTTTCCTGGCGACAGTGGCCGGTTCGATGCCGCAGTTCGGGCTCTTGCTGATGCTGGTTCTATTGCCGCTGCAGATCCTGTCCGGCGGTATGACCCCGCGTGAAAGCATGCCGGAGGTGATCCAGTGGATCATGTCGGCGGCGCCCAACACCCATTTCGTCATCATGGCTCAGGCGGTCTTGTTTCGCGACGCGGGCATTGGTGTCGTCTGGCCACAGATCCTGGCGCTGGTCGCGATCTCTGCCGTTTTCTTCGTTCTCTCGCTCAAGCGTTTCCGCGCATTCCTGCGCTGA
- a CDS encoding hydrogen peroxide-inducible genes activator, producing MINFTLRQLRYFDALARHGHFGRAAEACSISQPALSVQIKELEEALGAELFERAARQLRLSAFGEEFLLRVRDILRSVDELGDLARAHRKHLVGRLRIGVIPTVAPYLLPGMISALTRKNTDLDIHVRESVTPKLLQELSEGRLDTAIVALPVSEPAMTEMPLFEENFVLVRPKDDADKPVPSGEMLREMRLLLLEEGHCFRDQALSFCDMGAVRPREILDGSSLSTLVQMVGAGIGVTLIPEIAMKVETRSADVSIARFEHPQPSRRIGMIWRKTSPIAKQLIEVAEVVRGTAEALQLQLRIMETSS from the coding sequence ATGATCAATTTTACACTTCGGCAGCTGCGATATTTCGATGCCTTGGCGCGTCACGGCCATTTCGGCCGGGCGGCGGAAGCCTGCTCGATCTCCCAGCCAGCCTTGTCGGTGCAGATCAAGGAACTCGAGGAAGCGCTGGGCGCCGAACTGTTCGAGCGCGCCGCCCGCCAGCTGCGGCTCTCGGCATTCGGTGAGGAGTTTCTCCTGCGGGTGCGCGATATTCTGCGGTCAGTTGATGAACTGGGCGATCTTGCCCGCGCCCACCGCAAGCATCTCGTCGGACGCCTCAGGATCGGCGTCATTCCGACCGTTGCTCCCTATCTGCTGCCCGGTATGATCTCGGCTCTCACCCGCAAGAATACCGATCTCGACATCCATGTCCGGGAAAGCGTGACCCCGAAGCTTTTGCAGGAGTTGTCGGAGGGGCGGCTCGATACGGCGATCGTGGCATTGCCGGTTTCGGAGCCGGCGATGACCGAAATGCCGCTGTTCGAGGAGAATTTCGTCCTTGTCCGCCCAAAGGACGATGCCGACAAGCCTGTTCCCAGCGGCGAGATGCTGCGCGAGATGCGTCTCCTCTTGCTTGAAGAGGGGCATTGCTTCCGCGATCAGGCGCTTTCCTTCTGCGATATGGGTGCCGTGCGTCCGCGCGAAATCCTGGACGGCAGCTCGCTTTCGACCCTTGTCCAGATGGTTGGCGCCGGCATCGGTGTCACGCTGATCCCCGAGATTGCCATGAAGGTGGAGACGCGTTCCGCCGATGTCTCCATCGCCCGCTTCGAGCACCCGCAACCGTCGCGCAGGATCGGCATGATCTGGCGCAAGACGAGCCCGATCGCAAAACAGTTGATCGAAGTGGCGGAGGTGGTGCGGGGAACGGCGGAGGCCCTGCAACTGCAACTGCGCATCATGGAGACATCTTCATGA
- the murA gene encoding UDP-N-acetylglucosamine 1-carboxyvinyltransferase: protein MDRIRIVGGNALNGIIPISGAKNAALPLMIASLLTSDTLTLENVPHLADVEGLIRILGNHGVDIAVNGRREHQDGSYSRTVHFTCRTVADTTAPYELVSKMRASFWVIGPLLAREGQARVSLPGGCAIGTRPVDLFIEGLTALGAEMEIDGGYINAKAPKGGLIGARYTFPKVSVGATHVMLMAASLARGTTVIGNAAREPEVVDLANCLNAMGAKISGAGTSTITIEGVTSLSGARHRVLPDRIETGTYAMAVAMTGGDVTLSGTDISLLDTAIEAIRRAGAEVSAVEGGIRVIGHGDAIRPVDIVTEPFPGFPTDLQAQFMGLMTRANGISHVTETIFENRFMHVQELARLGAKITLSGQTARIEGVTRLRGAPVMATDLRASVSLVIGGLAAEGETMVSRVYHLDRGFERLEEKLTRCGAIVERISD, encoded by the coding sequence ATGGATCGCATCAGGATTGTTGGTGGCAATGCGTTGAACGGGATCATCCCGATCTCGGGCGCCAAGAACGCAGCGCTGCCCCTGATGATCGCCTCGCTTTTGACGTCCGACACGCTGACGCTGGAAAACGTGCCGCATCTCGCCGATGTCGAAGGCCTGATCCGGATACTCGGCAATCACGGCGTCGATATCGCCGTGAATGGTCGCCGCGAACACCAGGACGGTTCCTATTCGCGCACCGTGCATTTCACCTGCCGCACCGTGGCTGACACCACGGCACCTTACGAACTGGTCTCCAAGATGCGCGCCAGCTTCTGGGTCATCGGTCCGTTGCTTGCCCGCGAAGGCCAGGCTCGCGTCTCGCTGCCGGGCGGTTGCGCCATCGGCACGCGCCCGGTCGATCTCTTCATCGAAGGCCTGACCGCGCTCGGCGCCGAAATGGAAATCGACGGCGGCTACATCAATGCCAAGGCGCCGAAGGGTGGCCTGATCGGCGCCCGCTATACCTTCCCCAAGGTTTCGGTCGGCGCGACCCATGTCATGCTGATGGCGGCCTCACTTGCCCGTGGCACGACCGTGATCGGCAATGCCGCGCGCGAGCCCGAGGTCGTCGATCTGGCCAATTGCTTGAACGCGATGGGCGCGAAGATTTCAGGCGCCGGCACGTCCACCATCACCATCGAAGGTGTGACGAGCCTCTCCGGCGCGCGTCATCGGGTCCTGCCCGATCGCATCGAGACCGGCACCTATGCCATGGCGGTTGCCATGACCGGCGGTGACGTGACGTTGTCGGGCACCGACATCTCGCTCCTCGATACCGCGATCGAGGCAATCCGTCGCGCCGGTGCCGAAGTGTCGGCCGTTGAAGGCGGCATCCGCGTCATTGGTCATGGCGATGCAATTCGCCCGGTCGATATCGTCACGGAACCCTTCCCCGGTTTCCCCACAGACCTCCAGGCCCAGTTCATGGGGCTCATGACCCGTGCAAACGGCATCTCGCATGTCACCGAAACGATCTTCGAGAACCGCTTCATGCATGTGCAGGAGCTGGCCCGCCTCGGCGCCAAGATCACGCTCTCGGGTCAGACGGCCCGAATCGAAGGCGTGACCCGGCTGCGCGGCGCTCCGGTCATGGCGACCGATCTGCGCGCCTCGGTTTCTCTCGTCATCGGTGGTCTGGCTGCCGAAGGCGAGACTATGGTCAGCCGTGTCTACCATCTCGACCGCGGCTTCGAGCGCCTGGAAGAAAAGCTCACCCGCTGCGGCGCCATCGTCGAGCGGATCAGCGACTGA